AACTGCCTCATCACAGCAGCCTCCATATGAACAAGAACAAGGACAGCCCGTGCGGCAAACTAACACATTACAGATTCAGGAACCTGACACCGATGCTTGAGGGGTACTGTTGTCCAACCAAGTCGGATAGTTATGAGTCATGCCCTAGCTGCTCTACAACATCATCCTATCTGACCTTGTGGGAACCAAACCGTAGTTTGGCTAGAGGTCATTTTCTTCCTTGAGAAGCACCCTAGCTGCCGCCACCCACGTGCATGCACAGCCGACCCGCTGTCGTCGCCAGCTCGGATTGCCGATGACAGAGCAACCTTTGCGCTTCGCCGGCTTTCCTTTCCACCGCCTGCGCGTACGAAGTCGAAGGCATCACAAGAGACTCCGCGATCTCCCACAGTTGTCTTCCCCGTCCTCGAGACAATCGAGCTTTTCCTGCTGTTACAACGCACGGCTTCAGGCTTCGCTGGTGACACCCATGACTGGACGCGACATTGGATTGTCACCTTCCCGCGCCGGCTGTCCCGACGATGTTCATCAGGCATAAGGTCACTGTCATCGTTAACCCAAAGCAGCAGATTCCCAATTTTTCACTCTTTCCAACAATAGATTTTCCAAacaatgatgaagaagaaggaaaGAGAAAAGTTGTTGCTGATTGGCAGTGGGCCCTGATCATCCTGTGTGGGTCAGGAATTCTTGACTTCTTGCTGAAAGCATCTCCACTCACATTTTCCCCCTGTAACCAGGCAATTTTACTCTGTTCTTTTCCTCAAACAGGGCTCCGATCTCGAGCACGATCTCGAGCACGGATCTAACTTCGCGCATGGGTTCGACTTCAACGTGTAATCTCTTAACGATGTTGTTGATTTTAGTGAAAATCCACCAGTTATTCCTTCTCAAGCCGACATGCCTTCACTTACAATATTGTGATTATTGGATTTGCCGAGCTCTTTTCAGTTCTGCTACTCCGACCAGCGAAACCATTGACGGTCTTACTAGTGGTGCTTGATCAGTAGTTCTCTCGACAGTCAGACGGACTAATGCCGACCATGCCGACCTGGGTATCTCAATTCACCTTGTCTTCGAGTTGGATGACATACCGCATCCGAGCTTATCCACCTCGACTTTCCTGGATATTTGATCATTTCCTATTGTCTCCAGGTTGCTCCGATACTTGAGGGGCGCTGCTCTGCAACCGAGTTGGATGGCTATGAATCGTGTCTCATCCGACCTCATGCCCTTATGTGGATCTGAAATGTTAGTCCGACCTCacctatttttcatttattaattttctctctaaCTTGCTAACCTGGGATTTTACAGCCGATCTACCCCTCTACCCTTGGCAATATATACACGGCCGTCTCACAATTTCAACAAATGTATATATtactcacttttttttttttacagaaaagattaaaatttatacccataaacgaGTATTTCGATCCGAAATTTTGCTTCACCAGGTTTCAAAGAAAAATCAGCCGtgataaaatctaataaatattaaaacaaactATCTGAAAtactatcaaaatattttttaatacattgAATCTTTCTCTTCAGCTGGGTTATTCGCACAAACTTTCATaccttatgtggatctcaatgggtggatctggAAACTTTAGagataataaaatctctttcATTTCCCACAGACGACACCATTTGATACATCTTTTTTCTTCTCCtgctccatgatagatctggcttTCTTCTTGACCCATCATATGGGtccatcaaatgggtctctcaatgttctatttgatgaaaggacttgcaaaataagaaaaaacggtcaggggtctaccggggatgccccggtggagaccctccgacgtgcaagtcagattttatgaattAGAGTAGTATTTAGacaagagttgcagagagaaaatgaaaaaatggagtccaggaaggacccagaaagagaagaagagagccccccagtctatagtgctacctgtccatgtcactcaggcccgtacgtacggacgtgtcagaccccttctccacgccaggcggccatttaattctccatgTCACGCATGCGAACAGGGTTGGTGAGTGACTGGGCTTGCTTCCCCATTGGGCCTGTGCTCGTATTTGATCCGAATTGCCCTGGATTGTTGGTCCCGGGCTTGTAAAATCGGGCCGTCTTGCTAGCGTATGGTCTGACGGACTCTGGACTTGTGGCCTTCTTTTGGATCCTACCTTATTCCTGGGCTAGGAAAGATCTGGAGGTTATcaaaatatatcttttaaatattaagacaagaaatttgttataatttaaaaataaaagaaaatatggtttatcatttttaattttttaaatacatatataattcTATGATCCGTTGTCatctattttcaatttttttaatttcctttGGTTGAAActcattttcaaattaaattcataaatttaatatttaatggatgtttattattttttaaattaaaaaaaaaatatttaaagaatattaataataaaatattaataataataaactcaaCGGACTCCCAAACATAATTTGGTGGTGAGTGCATTTAAATAAATAGTGTCAAGTTCTACTCTTTCAAATTctatttcaaagaaaaaaaaaaaaaaaaactcaattgaTTTTAGTGTGTACCTACCACATTTTAATAGCAACAATTTTCAATAATGGACATCTCAAAGTAggtctttaattattttctccTACCTTcatgatataaaatttttttctcacaAAATTATCTCCCACCATTAAAAGATAAAGTTAAATCTTTAAGATTACTGAAAAATTatgatagaataataaaatttgagtcGTGTTAGACATTgttcttaaatatttattttgtaattttcacGATTAAACATGttcttttaaaattcaatttttaggAACATAATAgcaaaaatttatttctaatttataaCTCAGTAGTAAGCATAGAGAAGAAAAGGAGGGAATGAATCAAATAGAAAATATGAGtgattttctttataaaaatacagACTATTTATAGTGGAGAAATTAATtgttctaaaattttataaaaatcttgagataatataataaaattataacagtcagacttaatattagatttaaatattaaatttataacagTAAAAAAACCGAGcacaaaatcttttaaaatctaaaattatctTATAGAAAACAGTCTCACAAATATAAATTTTCAGTGAtcataaaatcttttaaaatctaaaatcatCTATGTGATTGCTGAGAGCTGGACCAGAGAAGAGAACCACTGTCTGGAAGAAACTGAAAAGTAATTCAAATATTCAGGGGAGATCCTCAATCTGATATTTATCATGACCTGCAAAGCTCATAGTTCCTTGATCTCCTCGTAATGTTTGATAATGATGCGTAAGCCTAAGCATTCATGTTTACATTGAAAACAGGCAGTATTCTTAAATGAAATGAAACTGCCTTTTCTTATACATAAGAACATCCAACACAACATGAATATAAACTTTCTCCATAATTTTCACACTGGCCGCAGTGACGAATCCAAGGGAAGTAGGCAGAGGAGTTGCTtctctgaaattttaatttttaaatggagCAAGTTAaatataagtttatttttaatatacattTGTTATATTGGCTTTTAActgtaaatataaataaaatcaaatgaaaagaaaagtgatTAATAATCTGGGGAACAAACCCATTTGAAGTTATCATTAGCTAAATAATTCCATGAATTTTCAATTAAGGTAGTTTCACCTTCACCATAATAAAAAGCACAAAAATTTCAAGCTAACAAGCATTTCTTCATATAACACAGGCAAAATGGAATATTGTCTGGATGTGTGGTTTTGAGGATTGGCAACTGGGTGAAGATTTAGTGCTATAGACTCTTAACCATCAAAAGTGCTCATGAATCCACCAACAAAGCCAGCTCCATTACAACTTCCACACAGAATGTCCCTTTTACCTCtgcaaataaatatatttaaaacattaaaatagtaGTACAATGAAAGCAAATTTGTGTTAATTTCCATCGAAAAAAGCCAGGGAAGAAAGAGACTCAGATCTGAATGATTCAGTACTaagaaataacaataaaaacaaGTCATAAAGGAAGGAATTCAGAGCTCTAAAACATACTAATTTTGTGTTTTTCTCTCTATCCAGGGGCAGGAATGTCTAGGGGAGCCTGCAATACAGTCTGAGCTGGAAAGTACATTTCCAGTTCAGCACCGGAGGGTCCCAGTTTAGACCGGTTTTAATTAAATCCAATGGTTGGAATTTTTCACAATCTTCTTTTTAAGGAAAACCTGGTTTTGACCCTGAACCAGACAGGACCAGCAGGTTCAAGTCAGGCTGGTTTCTGTTAAGCAGCCAAACTGCACTGTCAAATTCCCACTAAACTGTGTTTATGAAAGTACTCTCAAGTTGTTTTTTCTCAATGAAAGCTAGCATTTCAGTTTCTATAGTACTTCATCTCTGCTAAGTACTCGAAAAGTGATGCAGAATTTATAGAATGAGAATTAAGAGGAAGCaggggaaagaaaagaaaaaagaatcgaACCATCATGTCTGATTTCAGCTGAATTACTTATCAGGGATTATTTTAGATGCAGTTCCAACAATAAATAACTAACAGTGAAGGgtgcaagaaaaaaaaactgcAGCTAGTACCTGCAGAGCCAGCATAATCCACCAGCCTTAAACTGTCCATTGAAGTGGTCAACAGAATTGACACCTGTTCCTTTGCACTGGGAACACGCTATAGCACCTAATATTTTGACAGGGAGATAGAAACTTCTGTGAGCTCAAATCCTCTCTTAATGGTTTTAACAAGAAAGAATAAAATTCTGAATCAAGCAGTTTAATATGATGCCTAGCAGAAAACTGATCTGGGATATTGCAAACAAATGACAGGATCCATGTCTACATTATCTTATACAAATCACAGAGGTAATCAGGGAAGATCTATTTGTATCAAAAATCAAAGAACTTTGTTTGACACATGCAAAGAGCAGTAGGAAATAAGAACAGTACTCGTATATAGAAAATACGAAGCAAAAACTAATACAGAAACCAAAGAACTTTGCTTGATGTGTGAGGACAGTAGGAAATAAGAATAGAATGCAAGACAGAACTAGACAATGAGAATTCAAAGTTGCCTTTGTAAGAGGTATGTGAATAATAAATGCAAGGTATCTGTTTCTAAATTTCAAACATGAATAGAGGATACAAGTGAGAAAAATTAAAGTAGATACAGTAAATGACTTTGAGCTCACCATTTCCATCACAATCAGCACAGACTAAGCTATTTGATTTAGTGCTTTTATCACTATTTGCAGCCTGTCAAACCGAGAGAAAAGTGATTCCTTGGAAAATAAACCAGAATAGAGAAAAAGGGAATATCAAGCATTCATGCATTTTTTAATTGAGCCATGCCTCTTACTCATTTGAAAATTGGTTACAGAAATCTTTTACCCATTTGCTTATTGCTTTAATCTAAATGTATTCCACGAGATGGTAACACTTCATTGCTTTCTTCCCAAATTTTCCCAAATTTCAATAAACTAAGATCTCTTTGTGACTATGAAATAGCAATCTACATGGTTTTTCATACAAGATAATGCATGGCGAGTTAGAAAGAGTAGCAGCTCCATTAGTAAACTACTGTGGCAGTCTCAAACCAAGCAACAAGCATATAAAGCatgagattaaaaaaatttttatggcAACCACTCACCTTAACTTCCCAAGATTGAAATTTACAAGATTTGGAGGTATGGAACATCTTGTTCACTCTAAGAATCTTCCCAGCAACAGTATCCCCAATAACTATTCCTAATAATCAGCACAGATAGAACACAGTAAAAAACCAAAAGAAAGAACAAAGAAAACtcaaaagagagaaagaaagggagagagagagagagagagagagaggtaccTGGTTTGtggggagagagagaagagCAAACAGGGGCAAAACATAAAGTATTCACCATTTTCAATAGAAATGCAAATCTGGGTTCTTTATTCAAGTGATATTTGAGCAGAAGAGAATGGCTTAATTGCAGAATCACAGAGAGAGAAGACTGGTTCTGCGTGGGTGTTTAATTCTTGGTGGTAACGAACGCAGATAAATTTAGTAGCAGATAAGGCTCCCTCCGCCAGTATTGCTAGAAACAAGACAGACGATCTTTCCTATTTTACTTAAATACCCTTTTTCTTCATTAACGTCGCCTTCGCTACGCAAGGGCATTAATgtctataaattatttaacaaaagctgcttttttttttttctttttgaaagaggaaaaagacGGCGAGTGCTAAGCTGTTTTAGCCCTGCCGTTTTACTTTTGGTTGGgaatttatttaataagaaaaattattatttatttcatgtataatagaaaaattcattaatttattttttattttaaaaatattataaaattttaaaaaaattaattaattaattaattttagcaattaaatattattaaaaaatataaaataaatgttttacAGGCCTGAACCTAAGCATGAACTGGAATTTTCACTTCTTAAGAACTGAAATCAGACTCTCGATTTCGGCAGTTCAAACTagatttttattaagaaaatgtTGGCGGCTTTAGAGGGTACTATTTGGAACAAACCGTTGGCAAATCAGAACTTCAAAAATCATTTTTGCTAGTCaaatgctctctctctctctctctctctgatgCAAATAAAGAAGTGATACATAATCAAAGTTTCTCGAGGAAGGAAATTAGCAGAATCAATTGAGGCCATGTTTTGATTGCCTCAGACGTTTATAGTTCTTTACCT
This Manihot esculenta cultivar AM560-2 chromosome 6, M.esculenta_v8, whole genome shotgun sequence DNA region includes the following protein-coding sequences:
- the LOC110605992 gene encoding protein BUNDLE SHEATH DEFECTIVE 2, chloroplastic, which encodes MVNTLCFAPVCSSLSPHKPGIVIGDTVAGKILRVNKMFHTSKSCKFQSWEVKAANSDKSTKSNSLVCADCDGNGAIACSQCKGTGVNSVDHFNGQFKAGGLCWLCRGKRDILCGSCNGAGFVGGFMSTFDG